The Panthera uncia isolate 11264 chromosome B3 unlocalized genomic scaffold, Puncia_PCG_1.0 HiC_scaffold_1, whole genome shotgun sequence genome segment AATGTGCTAAAGGGAACACCCATTCATGTACAAGTGGGGCTAACTCTCTTGGTGCCAATGGATGTCTACCTTGTGTAAAACAGACTTTCTGTCTTGGTGGTAATGGGACTATTCATCTATGTACCAACAAGGCTATCTGTCTTGGTGCCAGTGGAGTATCAATCTCAGTGCTAATGGGGCCTCAGATGTCTTTGCCAATCAGATCATCCAGCTGTATACCAATTAGGCTACTATTTGGTGCCAGTAGGGTTCCATTCTTGTACCAACGAGACTTTCTGTCTCTGAGCTTATAGGAATGTCCATCCATGTGCCAGTGGAGCTAGATATCTTAGTGCCAGTAAGGCTGTCCATCCCCTTGACAATGGGGTTACTTATTCCTACCATAATCAACCCATCTATTTCTATGCCGATAGGGCCAACCATCCGTGTACTGTGAGGGTCCATTTATGAGGAGATCTCTCCCTATGTAATGTTGCACGCACAAGATTAATACACGGAAACTTGCAAAGATCCTCGTAAACACTGTCCCATTTTTGCCTCTCAATTAAGGCCTTTAGGTCTCTTCTGTCCGTTGCATACTCATTTAAACTTGGAAGGGCTTGGGGGTCCTGAAGGCAGGGAAGCCCTGGCCCTCTTCCCAGGTGATGGGAGTCATCTCCTTTGGTGCAGGACTGACAGCTCCTTCAGCTTCATGGCATTCTTCTTTACCTTCATGGCCCAGCTGGTCATCAGCATCATCCAGGCTGTGGGCATCCCAGGCTGGGGAGTCTGGTAAGAGACCGGGGTGTCTGGGATTGACCCAGGGCTGGTATGGGTGGCACTTCGGGTGTGTCCATTGTTTACCTCTCTGTGTTAGCTGCCTAGCCTGTGAGAGGATTCAGGGTAGTCTGGTTGTCATAGTGACATACCCATAGCATCAGAGGGGAAGGAGAACCTCGCAGTGGCTTTTGGGGGTGCTAAGGTGTGTCAAGCATCATGGGAGAACCCAAGGGAAAGAAGCCTTATGCCTGAGGAGCTTGTGTCCTGAGCCGTGGGGAAGGATTCTTCTGAACCACTGACACAGGCCCTTTGGATGGTCTCTTTGCATCCAATGATATGGCCCCTCCTTGTGACATTGAGATGGCTCCTGGCTGTGGTGGGGTGGCTCCTGGCTACCCGTCACCATGCCAGCAGCCCCACAGCTGGCCTCTTCCTACAGCGGCTGGATCGCCACCATCTCCTTCTTCGGAACAAACGTTGGCTCAGCAGTGGTGATGCTCATTCCCACCATCATGTTCACGGTTGTGGCTGTGTTTTCCTTCATCGCTCTCAGCATGGTATGTGGTCACCTCAAGGTTGAGAGGGTGGCTTTGGGAAGGGGCTGCGATCTGTAACGACCCTCCTCCAAGTTACAGGAGGACCCAGAGGTCTTCCAAGGGACTCACTCTAGAACGGCTTGGTGGACTTTGCTCCTAGTACACAGGgcaggtgtgggagggaggattgGTTTTTACAGGGACTTGTCTCTGGTTTCCAGGTCTTTCCTGGAAGGTCTGCCCCCTCCCTTTGATTAACCCTTCCTTGTGCTCCTCCTCCTACAGGTTCATAAATTCTaccggggcagtggggggagtTTCAGCAAAGCTCAGGAGGAGTGGACCACGGGGGCATGGAAGAACCCACACGTGCAGCAGGCGGCCCAGAATGCAGCCATGGGGGCGGCCCAGGGTGCCATGAATCAGCCGCAGACTCAGTATTCCGCCACCCCCAACTACACATACTCCAATGAGATGTGAGCCAGCCACGCCTaccaggagggcagggctgggggtcaGTGGGATGGGGACTCAAGCCACATCGTCAGTTGTGACCAAGCAGGgttccccccctcccttttctcctcccccactttgtACAAAGAAtcagagttatatatatatatacatatatatatatatgtatatgtctcccccctttccccacccctctggATTTTGCTCTCAGAACTCTGAGAGCTGTGGGCTGCACGTGGAGCTGTCCCGTGCAGTGGTAGCTATGTCCATGTCCCCTTGTGAAATAGTACACAGTGGAGGTCTCTGTTGTTGTGGTGCTAGATGTATGTTTAGAACTcaaccagcccccaccctccaccaggGATCTGACCTGGGCCCAGGGATCCCTTATGGGCCAGGGAGGCATAGCAGAAAGCCTGGCCCCTCCCCAGGGTCATGAGCTGAAACTGTCTCCACTTTTGGTCTTACTGGGAAGCAACAGTATTTAGCGCTCATGGGGGTGGTAGGTAGGAGGGTGGGGACAGGCCAGGGATCTTCCTTTGCTCCTTCTGATCTGGTCTCCTCCACCTCccacttctcctctcctcttttcctggtGTCAGATTCCATGTGGCTTCTTTTCTTGCCCAGGGTCTCTGTCTTTCCCATGtggcttttctttgtcttccccaAGGCTGAGTGTGCCAGTTGTGTCTGCTCCTGAGACTGAGCCCATTCCCAGATCAAGGAAGTAGACAGGAGCTGAGCTTTAGTGGTGACGTGGGAGGGCACGCAGCTGGAGATGCAGAGCCCACCTGGGAACCCGACTCCCAGGGAGTGGAAGTGCAGGGTCATCTCCTTGATTCTCAGAGCATGGCCTACAGGGGAAggctcctctcttctctgtcctgcttctcctccttctctttccagaGTCCCCTTGAGCCCCTCTGCCTATGTCACTCTCCTCGTCCCATGCTAGGTGGCATCTGCTACCCATGAAGGCAGATTCCACTGTCTTCTCTGAAGAGCTGGGTGGTGTCCAGGTGATTTGGGGGTATAAAGGTACAGCTGGAGCAGAGGGTATGCAAATAATAATTGGTCTTTGAGGGAGATCTGGCTGGCCCAAGCCCATTGGGCAGGTGCCAGGTGTCTCTGAAAGACCATTGGATTTCTGGGAGCGATAGCTGTTGTTTGGGTCTGGTAGAGGGGCAGGCTCAGAGGGCTGAGCCTGGACGGAAGAttggaggagaaggcaggcagggcCCAGTGAGAGGAGAGGGTGCCTCTTCCCACCCCAGCTTGCTTTTGGTCACAGAGCAGTTCTGGGCTCTTGAAGTCAGGGCCCAGGAAGAAGCACATGCTCAGTCCTATCCACAAGCACAATGAATGGCTGGAATGGGATTTCAGGGTAGACCGGGTGGGAGGGAAAGccctctggcttttttttttttttcaaatcaagaTTACTTGCTCCTTTCTGCCTACTAGACTTGGTTTTTGGCCCTTCCTCACCCTGTCAGAACTCCTTTTCCCTTGCAGGGTGGTGATTTAAGTCTTGTGGGGCTGTTCTGTTCTAAGCATCGTGAAAATGTTGCTGGTGGAGGCCCTGGCTCTTTCTGAGGCCTGGAGGGGAGTGGATTCTCAGCAAAGGAGCAGCCACCTGTTTTCCATCCTCCCTTCTGCCTGGGCTATTTAGCCTGAAAACCCAAACCCAGCTTGGTCACTCTGGGCTGGAACCCAGCACTTGGGCTTCCAGGTACCATCTGAGCTTTGAGCTCCAGGTACTTCATTTTCTGTAAGGGGAGCCAAGGGCTCTGGAAAGTTCTCTTCCTAATGGTCCTTTAGGCTTGGGCCAGAGTATGATTGGCTCTCTGCTCTACCATTTTCTCTCTGGAAGGCAGAGCCTTCTAGTCACAAGCCTCTAGTACCTAAAAAGAGACCCTAGGTCTAggttttcttcacttttcctcTCCCCTACCCTAGACCTCTGGCTCCCTTTCTCTTGGTCTCTGGTAGCTCCAGGAGGGCTGTGGTGGTTCCCATTCCTGTTGGATGCCACCTGTGGTCGATTTGTTGTCCTACCTGCCCCTCTTCTTTCCTGGCTGAGACCTATATGGCCATGCCCTGGCTCTGCTCTTGGGAAGGCCTGCTACCTGGTTGTGGCCCAGCTTGTCCAGGCCCTGGGATGCTGCATCTCCAGGCAACTATGCACTTTCCTAGGGTGGGAACCGGTATGAGAAGTGGGGGCTGGGCACGAATTTATCTCTGCTGGATGGTCTGTCTTGGGGGAGTGCTGGAGGAAGGCCAGGTCAGTTCTGGGAATCCTCAGGTCTGGCCAGCCAGTGACCTGCTTTTGCATTTTGCTGGTGCCCGTTGCTCCTCCTTGTTTCTGGGGGACACAGACCATTGTCCAACTGGCAGTTGACCTGCCTGAGCTAATGTCTGTCTGTGGTAACTGAGTGAACCATAATAAAGGGGAACATTTGGCCCTGTGTGTCCTGCTGCGTCATGTGTCTTCATGTGGGCCTGTGTGGAGCCTCACTGTGGGCTGTGGGACATGGAGGTAGGGTGGGTCAAGTGGGTCTGTGGCCTGTCATTCCCAGGGCCCAAAAGTCACACATCTGTTTGTGGTTTTTTCTCTGAGGCAGCCTTGAGTAGGCCTTGAAATTACCACAGAGGCCTCCTGCCTGTTAGAAGGAGGAGTTCTGAGTTGCCTGAGGAGGAAGTAGAAGCCTGGATTAACGGGTGAGGGGTGGTTTGGTCCAGATGGTTGCTGCAAGACAAGGCCAAGGATAGAACACAGGGGGTCACCTCAAGTCTCACTGATGGGAGACTGGCAGCTGATTGAGCAGCCTCAACAAACAGGGCTTATGGGGGTCTGGGTGCCAGAGAATGAAGAAGGCAGTGAAGTGTACCCAATATGCTTTCTCATGTTGCTTCCCCTTTGCCAAGGCTGTGCCCTCCATTTCGGTTGCTGTGCTGGCACTGTAAGCTTCTGGTCATCCTTCAAGATTCACCTAGAGTACCTCCTCAGAGGGCTTCCCTGCCTCTCGTTGTTTAGCCCCTATGCTTCCCCATGGAGGATCTTATTCTGTAATTCCCTGTGTCCCTGCTTGTCTGGAGCAGGGACAGGTCTGATTTAGCCTTGTATCCTGTACACCTAACACAGGAAAGGCTCGGCAAATGTTCAGTATTAAGTGCCACAAGGATGAACAGTGCGTATGTGTGGTATGAGGGTGTGGGGTGAGGTCAGACAATTAGGCTGGCCCAGGCGAGAGCACCAGCAGTATCAAAAACAGCTAGCGGACGTCCGCGGAAGGGTTCCTTCGAATGGACTACAACTACCAGAAGGCAGAGAAGTAGACTACAACTCCCAGAAGGCGGCGCGAGCACGTAGACAGCCGGGTACTCTCGTGAGACTACCTGCTAAGCGGAAACGGCGGGAGTGGCAGCTGAGATCTCGCGATATTTGGGGCTGCCCGAGACGCGCCTGGTGCTGGAGAGGAATCTCAGGGTACTTGGAGGTTGTGTCTTCTCGGCCGGGTGGTAGGGAGGTTCGAGGAGCTTCGCTTGATTGTGTATCTGCGACTGTTTGTGCGTGACCTTACTGTCCCTGCACGCGTGCGTGTGAGTGTGAAGGCTGTGGgtctgcaggtgtgtgtgtgtgacctcagTTTCCTATCTATGCCGGTGAAGCTCTGCTCGCCACTGTGGATTAGCCGCTGTGTCTGCGTAGGGACTGTTGAACCTTTGGGACTGAATTTACCTATCTGCCCGTGGGGCCGGAGCATTAGGGTCTTCTTTCTGACTCGAGTCCGGAGTGGGGGATTTGTATCTGTGCGTTCCCACTCCTGCTTTTTGCTGCACTGCGATTGTTTAGTGCCGTTTAACTAAATGCATTTAGTGCCCTATCGGctccccttattttattttattttattttattttattttattttattttattttttatttttagtgtttatttattagttttgagagagagggagacaatgcgagtgggttagagagagagggagacacagaatccgaagcaggccccaggctccgagctgtcagcacagagcccgttggggggcttgaactcacgagctgtgaaatcatgacctcacgAGGTGTGAAATCATGTCCCTAGCTGAACTTgagtgctcaaccgactgaaccacccaggcgcctctcagttccctttattttaaaagttagtaaaatagaaaatgcagaGCCTTGGCATGTTGGAATTATATCCCCTAGATCCTCCTAAAATTGCtgaatggtatttaaaaattagagtgaGGCTAAATTTTGCCAGAGGAAAACTTCCTACTGTCTTTAGAAGTGTTTAGAAGCCTGTACCAGAGGATAAGTAGGAGACATTCCTAAGTAGGGGAAGTGGTGCATGTCTGGGGAGCAGGGTTTTTCCCACACATCTCTTGTAGTGGCTGTAACCACCTTGCTCggtagcgtgtgtgtgtgtgtgtgtgtgtgtgtgtgtgtgtgtgagagaatatGTTACATATGATTTAAtgtaatacaaatatatataaaatatgtacaatgtagcatataatatatgtatatatccccaACACGTGGGCTTCAGGAGTGCCTAAATGGGATTTCAGAAGCTGCGGAGTCAGCAAGAAGAGCAGTCTTAGCAGAATGCCAGCCCCTTGAGCTCTCTCTTGAGTTCCTTGCCTTAACGTTGGAGCCAGGGATTTAAAGTGCCCTGTGGCCTTTTAATGTCTTTGGGTTTGGGAGCAGGGTGACATTTGGGGGAGCTAGAAGTTGTTCATTATTATGAGGGCAGAGAGTAGAGTGTGTTGACTGGTGGGGGAGAAGGCCAGAGCAGAAGCCAGTAGTGAGGGCATCCTGGctccctttcccccaaccccccatgtTTGGTTCTGCTTTGTCCTAGGCTCCAGCCCCTCACTGTTCCTGTGTTGAGCAGGGTtcttactctctggcccttttttttttctagccctGGTTCTGTGTGGCTCCACACATGCCCCTATTGTGACTGGCAGGTATTCCTGAAACCTTTACTTTGCCCTAATTACACTCAACAGAGGAGGCTTACACATCACAAGCTTGCCACAAGCTGAGGCTCTTTATTCTGGCCCTGTCTTTCTAAAGGGTAGATAGAGAACCTGCCATTTTTCTGGCTGTGGCTTACCTGCATGACTGATGTCCTGGGAGCTTGAGGCTCAGTAATCATAGGCTTCAGCCCTACAACCTCTCTGCCTGCCAACTCTTCCTGCTGCTCAACAGTTCCTATGAGTCCAGCAAAGCTCAGAAGAATCAAGCACTATCAACAGCTACCTTGGCTGTGTAAATAGGTGGTTCCAACAGGAACTAACTAGAGTAATGGGCCTACTGGTTTGGGATTTGATCTTTTTTGAGCGTAAACATAAAAAACTGCCAGCTATCACCCTTCACATAACTGTTGGATTGAACCAACTTGACCTCGCCTTCAAACGTTGGTTAAATTATCCACTTTTTATTCCTCAAGtaaacctgcccccccccccccccccccccccaacctgcaacacacacacacttttctagAAAGGTAAGTAGGCTTTGGCCCTTAGCAAAACTTGCTCAGCAGGCTAAGTAGTAAATCTCGGGCTATACCACCTAACTGTGAGGAAGTAGTTGAAGTCGCCAACATGCATTTGTGTCCTAAGTTTAGCTGATTACTTTCAGTAACATGTTCCTTGGGAATGATCATCAGCTTGATGTAGAGGAGGTTAAGGGTCTGCCAAAACGAAGTTCAGTCTCTGGTTTGGCACCAGTTAGCTGGGGCGGGACAGTGTCAGGGTTTGAGATCTGGAAGGTAGGTTTCCCTGGAGAGTCAAGAAATGTGTTTCTGTCACCTACTGAGGGTGCTAATCAGCGTGCTGATTAGACCTGGGAAGGAGCTTGCAGGTAAGCCCTCTAGACCTTGCCAGTTGCTAACAGGGCTCCCCAAGCCCTGGAGTAGACTCAGTTCTGCTCTGGGCAAGCATGGCCCTGGCTGAGGCCCTGATGTAGAGCAGAGATTGAAATTACTGGCAAATGGAACTTTGGAGGAGTCTTGCTCTAGGGAACTGGCCTGTGCTTAACCTCCTGCTGATTAACCCCTGGGTCTGGGCCTCTGGGAGACCTTTCCAGTAGGAGTGGGATAATAGACCCAAATATGATCCTCAGCTCATGTGGGTGTGTGCTTGAGTCTCAAAGGCAAATACTGGGCAAAGAGACCCTAGGGAGCCAAGGGGTCGGTGGAGTGAAGAGGCAGACCCTTTGGGTGTGCAGTCACTGAGGTAGCCACTGCGTGACTCACAGATGCTTCTCCTTGGAGTTGGCCTTGGTGTCCCCTCTTGCTGCTGATTCTGCCCATTTTGAGTGCATCTGCCAGGACTCTGCTACAGAGAGTCCTCACCGCTGTCTTTTATACATTGACTCAAGTTTCAGCTGGAAGGAGATCACCTGGTCCTACCTCcatatttttcagatgaagagacAGGTCCACAGAGGGAAGTACCCAGAACTGAGCTCACACACCAGCTCGGGAGCCCAACCATGGACAGGGCTTAGGGCTCCTGCTTCATCAGCCAGACTTCTGTGCCCCACCTTGCTTTAGAAGGTGCAGTTTATTATTCATCCAGCAGGTGCCTGGTGGTTGACAATTAGACCTGGTCACAGTGCAGGGAGCTTGCTGGTGGCAGCAGTGGTGGTGGAGAAGTAtagaggaagaggcaaggaaacagatgaacaaattgAATCACTGATCACCAGAAAGGTGCCTCCCAGAATAGGGCCCATCTCAGATGATTGCAGGTATGACACCTGTCTTCTCAACTCACTTCCCTGAAGGCAGTGGCATGTTTTCCACAATTCCTTTGCCCAGTGCTAGATTTCACTGTCCCTCAGTGATTGTCCTGATGGAGCGGGTACGTTTTGCTGGCCCAGCTTGTAGAGTATAGGTTTTGGTGTGTCCATCAGTCATATTATCGTGGGCACTGGTTTCTGGCAACATCTGAGGGCCAGAGGAAGAGACTAAGCAGCTGGTCTCATGGGGGTGGCCAACATCCCTTTTATGCTTGTTTCTTCCTGGACTTGGATTTGTAGGGTTTGAGATACCAGGACAGTGACAGAGAGGCCAATCTCTCAACTGCCGGGAGCACCCAAGTCCCCTTGTTGCCTAGGGTTATACCACCTCTCAGGCATCCCTGCACCTGTCCCATCCCGCTACTCCCTTCAGTCAGCCCAGCCTCCTCCAATCTCCGAGTCCTGGGCCCCCTCCACAGTCGGTGCCAGCactgtttttctaaaatgaaaactcaCCCTGGCCCTCACTGCCCTTGACCTAATTGCAACCTTACCTCCTGCTACCCCCAACCTCCCATCACACTTCAGCCTCATTACTGAGCTTCTCCTTGTTCCCCAAACCTGCCGCCTTCCTTAGGCCTCTTCACCTTTGTGAGATGGTTCCTTCTTGCAaagttattttcttctgtctctggaaAACGTACTCGTCCTTCAGGACTCAACCTGAATGTCATTTTTTTGGTCTCTGACTTTCTCAGACAGTTACTCCTGGACAGGCACTCCCCGGTATAGATGTTCTTCACAACACTGGGCTGTGTTACATGGTGACTGACTTGTGTCTGGTGAGGGTATCTGACCTCATTAACTTGTGTTCTCCCAGCAGCCGGGACTGCTGACCCCTCTGCAACCCCAGCATCTGGCCCTAGGTAGTCTGTACATTTTGGTCGAATATATGAATGAAGTGGGTACCCCTTGTTCTGCTTTTAGATTTTAAATCCTGATAGAGCCCTCTGGAGGCCAGTCCTGGCAGTTTCCCAGCATTCGAAGCTGTTAGACCCCCATGGAATCAAATGCGTCATGTCCAGCAGATGCTGCACCCTTGGCGAAGAGACAGTTTCGTGTTCTCGTGGGTGTCACTGGGAGTGTTGCAGCCCTGAAGTTGCCTCTTCTGGTGTCTAGGCTTTTGGACATTCCTGGCGTGAGTATCCTTATTAGACGGGCATGGTAGCCTCTGGCCTTGGAGAGCTGCTGCTCCTGGAGCCAGCCCATTTTATGCAGTGCTTGGGGTTTTTGTTAATGGTGTTTGTGGAAGCCCTCTGTGTGCATTGGTGTGTAGGGGGTCCCTGAGACAGTCCAGTATAACCCGGAGCTAGATTAGCAGGTGTGGACAGAGCGTGAGGGGAGGAATTCTTTGCTAGTGGAGGGTTTGTGTTCCCATATGTTGACCCTGGTTCCCTGAGGTTCTGACGGGGGAGGAGGCTGGCTGCAGAAATGTAGCACATTCACCGGGTCCCCTTGCTGCATTGGACTCCCCACCCCTGTTTCCACTCCGTCTCGAACACTGCAGCTCTGTTCTCCCTCTTTGTTAGACACCATGGCTGTCCTGTCAGTCCAAACGCACTGGAGCCTTAGGGGTACCCCACTGCCTGTGGCTCTGGTTTTAAACTGTTCCTTCATGTGTTCAGAGATGCCTAGGGGCCACCACAGTGTACTGGGGAGGGGTACCTCAATTTTgattagttttatgtttttatatatattgggCTTCTGGGGCAGATTCTTCTGTGGGAAAAGTTCAAGGCTTTAGACCGTGTGAAAGCCAGCAGGTAATAACCTCATTTTCTTGTCTAGTATCTAAGGTCCTACATTTGTCTGTTGAACGCCCACTGCCTATACTCACCCCGATGGCCTTTGCTTTGGCCTGTCCCTGCCAGGCTGTGCTGCCCTCCTGCTCCTCTGCCTCTCTAAATTCTGCACAAATACTTCACAAGAAAGCCTTCCTGGCCTGCCTCAACCCATGTGGCTTTGGTCTGTTCCTTTTCAGACTCAtttgatgaggggtgcctggatggccagttgatagagcacacaactcttgatctccaggttgtgagttcaagccccaggttgggcatagaattacttaaaaatacataaaatactgggggtacctgggtggctcggttaagcatccgactcttgatcttggctcaggtcatgatttcatggttcgtgagttcgagccctgtgttgggctctatgctgacagtgtggagcctgcttgagattctgtctctgcctctctctgccccttcctgggttgcatgctctctctccctctcaaaataaacaaacaaacaaacaaacaaactcatttGATGCATTAAAGAAAAACCAGGGTGACTCCATCTGTTAAACatccatccaactcttggtctcagctcaggtcttgatctcagggttgtgagttcaagccccacattgggctccatgctagccGTGATGCCTacttagaaaaacaaaccatggagcgcctgggtcactcagtcagttaagggttcgACTTTGGCTTGGCTcatgagccctgcatcgggctctgtgcttggagcctggagcctgcttcagattctgtgtctccctctctctctgcccctcctccacgcatgctctgtttctctctctctcaagaataaataagcattaaaaaaaaaaaatttttttttttaaaaacccagagaTGGGCAGTAGTTAGAGTGGTAAAAACAGATTTTGTTCAGAAAACCTATCATAATACGGGAAAAGAGGCCTCAGCATAGAACTAGGTTTTGATTACAAATACAAGGAAGAGTGGGGATTTATAGGCAAGGAGCCAGGTGGAGGGCAGTGGATGggaaattactaagaggaaacatcaggAATAAGGAGGGTTCTGGCTACACTGCCCTGACAGGATTCTTGGTGCAGGCAGGCCAGGGTGATGAATcaccgaggggggggggggggttgttgagGGATGAAGAGCCTGATGAGCTGTCCAGGCTGGTTAGACATTGAGGGTGGGGGATTCTGGCTAAACCCACTTAATGGGAATCTTGCTCTTAAGGACCAGGCCCCAAGATGGCCCTAGTCAAAAAAGGGACACATAGGAGCCTGACTAGAGTTTGACCATATCTTGACCAAGATATGGGATCATTGGTTGCCTTTGATATTGTTCATGTTGTTGCCCATTGCTTTTGTGTGTACGCTGCTGGGGCCCAGGCTGTACTTTTTCCTTGTATCTGCCCCATAGCTTAACATGTGACACAGGTGCATGTACCCAGTGTGTCCAGCAGGGGGCAGTGCTCACCTGCAGATGACCATGTCAGCACAGAAGGCAGGGGTgagaaatctttcattttttttcttcttactttccaCAAACTTCTACCCAGAAAGTCACCCCCTCACTCCACCCCTCATGCGG includes the following:
- the SCAMP5 gene encoding secretory carrier-associated membrane protein 5; the protein is MAEKVNNFPPLPKFIPLKPCFYQDFEADIPPQHLSMTKRLYYLWMLNSVTLAVNLVGCLAWLIGGGGATNFGLAFLWLILFTPCSYVCWFRPIYKAFKTDSSFSFMAFFFTFMAQLVISIIQAVGIPGWGVCGWIATISFFGTNVGSAVVMLIPTIMFTVVAVFSFIALSMVHKFYRGSGGSFSKAQEEWTTGAWKNPHVQQAAQNAAMGAAQGAMNQPQTQYSATPNYTYSNEM